In one Bos mutus isolate GX-2022 chromosome 19, NWIPB_WYAK_1.1, whole genome shotgun sequence genomic region, the following are encoded:
- the GUCY2D gene encoding retinal guanylyl cyclase 1, with product MLLGSCSQKPAMTACTFLAGGLRDPGLCAPPRWAPSPPGLPPIPPRPRLRLRPPLLLLLLLPRSVLSAVFTVGVLGPWACDPIFARARPDLAARLAASRLNHAAALEGGPRFEVALLPEPCRTPGSLGAVSSALTRVSGLVGPVNPAACRPAELLAQEAGVALVPWGCPGTRAAGTTAPVVTPAADALYALLRAFRWAHVALVTAPQDLWVEAGHALSTALRARGLPVALVTSMEPSDLSGAREALRRVQDGPRVRAVIMVMHSVLLGGEEQRCLLEAAEELGLADGSLVFLPFDTLHYALSPGPDALAVLANSSQLRKAHDAVLTLTRHCPLGGSVRDSLRRAQEHRELPLDLNLQQVSPLFGTIYDSVFLLAGGVARARVAAGGGWVSGAAVARHIRDARVPGFCGALGGAEEPSFVLLDTDATGDQLFATYVLDPTQGFFQSAGTPVHFPKGGRGPGPDPSCWFDPDTICNGGVEPSVVFIGFLLVVGMGLAGAFLAHYCRHRLLHIQMVSGPNKIILTLDDITFLHPHGGNSRKVAQGSRTSLAARSISDVRSIHSQLPDYTNIGLYEGDWVWLKKFPGDRHIAIRPATKMAFSKIRELRHENVALYLGLFLAGGAGGPAAPGEGVLAVVSEHCARGSLQDLLAQRDIKLDWMFKSSLLLDLIKGIRYLHHRGVAHGRLKSRNCVVDGRFVLKVTDHGHGRLLEAQRVLPEPPSAEDQLWTAPELLRDPVLERRGTLAGDVFSLGIIMQEVVCRSAPYAMLELTPEEVVKRVQSPPPLCRPSVSIDQAPMECIQLMKQCWAEQPELRPSMDRTFELFKSINKGRKMNIIDSMLRMLEQYSSNLEDLIRERTEELELEKQKTDRLLTQMLPPSVAEALKMGTPVEPEYFEEVTLYFSDIVGFTTISAMSEPIEVVDLLNDLYTLFDAIIGSHDVYKVETIGDAYMVASGLPQRNGHRHAAEIANMALDILSAVGTFRMRHMPEVPVRIRIGLHSGPCVAGVVGLTMPRYCLFGDTVNTASRMESTGLPYRIHVNRSTVQILSALNEGFLTEVRGRTELKGKGAEETYWLVGRRGFNKPIPKPPDLQPGASNHGISLHEIPPDRRQKLEKARPGQFSGK from the exons ATGCTGCTCGGTTCGTGCTCGCAGAAGCCGGCAATGACCGCCTGCACCTTCCTCGCGGGTGGGCTTCGGGACCCCGGACTCTGCGCCCCCCCGCGGTGGGCTCCGTCTCCGCCCGGCCTTCCCCCGATCCCGCCCCGGCCCCGGCTTCGGCTGAGgccaccgctgctgctgctgctgctcctgccgcGCTCCGTCCTCTCGGCCGTGTTCACTGTGGGGGTGCTGGGCCCCTGGGCCTGCGACCCCATCTTCGCGCGTGCCCGCCCGGACCTGGCCGCCCGCCTGGCCGCCTCCCGCCTGAACCACGCGGCTGCCCTGGAGGGCGGCCCCCGCTTCGAGGTCGCGCTGCTGCCCGAGCCGTGCCGGACGCCGGGCTCGCTGGGGGCCGTGTCCTCGGCGCTCACCCGCGTCTCGGGTCTAGTGGGGCCGGTGAACCCCGCAGCTTGCCGGCCGGCGGAATTACTAGCCCAGGAGGCGGGGGTCGCTCTGGTGCCCTGGGGCTGTCCTGGGACGCGGGCAGCGGGCACAACGGCTCCGGTGGTGACGCCCGCGGCCGATGCCCTCTACGCCCTCCTGCGCGCTTTCCGCTGGGCGCACGTGGCCTTGGTCACCGCCCCCCAGGACCTGTGGGTGGAGGCGGGACACGCACTTTCCACGGCGCTCAGGGCCAGGGGCCTGCCCGTGGCCCTGGTGACCTCCATGGAGCCCTCCGACCTGTCTGGAGCCCGAGAGGCCTTGAGGAGGGTCCAAGATGGGCCCAGAGTCAGAG CAGTGATCATGGTAATGCACTCGGTCTTGCTGGGCGGCGAGGAGCAGCGCTGCCTGCTGGAGGCTGCAGAGGAACTGGGCCTGGCCGACGGTTCCCTGGTCTTCCTGCCCTTCGACACTCTCCACTACGCCTTGTCTCCAGGCCCTGACGCCCTGGCGGTGCTCGCCAACAGCTCACAGCTTCGCAAGGCCCACGATGCAGTGCTCACCCTCACCCGTCACTGTCCCCTGGGAGGCAGTGTGCGGGACAGCCTGCGCAGGGCCCAAGAGCACCGGGAGCTGCCCCTGGACCTCAATCTGCAGCAG GTATCCCCTCTCTTCGGCACCATCTATGACTCAGTCTTCTTGTTGGCTGGGGGCGTGGCGCGAGCACGGGTGGCCGCAGGTGGCGGCTGGGTGTCCGGAGCAGCGGTGGCCCGCCATATCCGGGATGCCCGGGTCCCTGGCTTCTGTGGGGCCCTGGGAGGAGCTGAGGAGCCCTCGTTTGTGCTACTGGACACGGATGCCACTGGGGACCAGCTGTTCGCTACATACGTTCTGGACCCTACCCAGGGCTTCTTCCAGTCCGCTGGAACCCCAGTGCATTTTCCTAAAGGTGGACGGGGGCCTGGGCCTGACCCCTCGTGTTGGTTCGACCCAGACACCATCTGCAACGGAG GAGTGGAACCCAGCGTCGTCTTTATTGGCTTCCTCCTGGTGGTTGGGATGGGGCTGGCTGGGGCCTTCCTGGCCCATTATTGTAG GCACCGGCTGCTTCACATCCAAATGGTCTCTGGCCCCAACAAGATCATCCTGACTCTGGATGACATCACCTTCCTCCACCCGCATGGGGGCAACTCTCGaaag GTGGCCCAGGGGAGTCGAACCAGTCTGGCTGCCCGCAGCATATCAGATGTTCGCAGCATCCACAGCCAGCTCCCGGATTACACCAACATTGGCCTCTATGAG GGAGACTGGGTTTGGCTGAAGAAATTCCCAGGAGATCGGCACATAGCTATCCGCCCAGCAACCAAGATGGCCTTCTCCAAG ATCCGGGAACTCCGGCATGAAAACGTGGCCCTCTACCTGGGCCTCTTCCTGGCGGGAGGAGCTGGCGGCCCCGCGGCCCCCGGGGAAGGCGTGCTGGCTGTGGTCTCGGAGCACTGCGCCCGCGGCTCCCTCCAAGACCTCCTCGCCCAGAGAGACATAAAGCTGGACTGGATGTTCAAGTCTTCCCTCCTCCTGGACCTCATCAAG GGAATAAGGTATCTGCACCATCGAGGGGTGGCCCATGGGCGGCTGAAGTCACGGAACTGCGTGGTGGACGGGAGGTTCGTGCTTAAAGTCACCGACCACGGTCATGGGCGACTGCTGGAGGCGCAGAGGGTGTTACCTGAGCCACCGAGCGCGGAGG ACCAGCTATGGACAGCCCCGGAGCTGCTTCGAGACCCGGTCCTGGAGCGCCGGGGAACGCTGGCCGGCGACGTCTTCAGTCTGGGCATCATTATGCAGGAGGTCGTGTGCCGCAGCGCCCCCTACGCCATGCTGGAGCTCACTCCCGAGG AAGTGGTGAAGAGGGTACAGAGCCCCCCTCCACTGTGTCGGCCCTCCGTGTCCATAGACCAGGCGCCCATGGAGTGCATCCAGCTGATGAAACAGTGCTGGGCAGAGCAGCCAGAACTTCGGCCCTCCATGGATCGCACCTTTGAACTG TTCAAGAGCATCAACAAGGGCCGGAAGATGAACATCATCGACTCTATGCTGCGGATGCTGGAACAGTACTCCAGTAACCTGGAGGACCTGATCCGGGAGCGCACAGAGGAGCTGGAGCTGGAAAAGCAGAAGACAGACCGGCTGCTCACACAGATGCTGCCTCC GTCTGTGGCAGAGGCGCTGAAGATGGGGACACCTGTGGAGCCCGAGTATTTCGAAGAGGTGACACTGTACTTCAGTGACATTGTGGGTTTCACCACCATCTCAGCCATGAGTGAGCCCATTGAAGTGGTAGACCTGCTCAACGACCTCTACACACTCTTTGATGCCATCATCGGTTCCCATGATGTCTACAAG GTGGAGACAATTGGGGATGCCTACATGGTGGCCTCCGGGCTGCCCCAGAGGAACGGGCACCGGCACGCGGCAGAGATCGCCAATATGGCTCTGGACATCCTCAGCGCCGTGGGCACCTTCCGCATGCGCCACATGCCGGAAGTGCCCGTGCGCATCCGCATTGGCCTGCACTCGG GCCCGTGCGTGGCGGGCGTGGTGGGCCTCACCATGCCCCGGTACTGCCTGTTTGGGGACACAGTCAACACCGCTTCGCGCATGGAGTCCACCGGGCTGC